A single Triticum dicoccoides isolate Atlit2015 ecotype Zavitan chromosome 2A, WEW_v2.0, whole genome shotgun sequence DNA region contains:
- the LOC119358332 gene encoding flavanone 3-dioxygenase 3-like: MAGYSISSLSVFVVAVAATPLGRVGGKRFKEEEEEEEEEEEEEEEEDNLSTGSMPAAVSGSLLAKSMARHHNHQQRGAAAAAAALPVINIGRLGDKDPAARALVVQDIARACRDRGCFQVVNHGVSKSAMDGALEAASEFFDLPAEHKAAFACDDIRSPVRYDTSSRDGISKARSFLKHYANPLHHWVDDWPTQPATYRKKMGTYAVEMQRLSVQLIGAIVQGLGLDPMYLQEKLGAGLQFIALNNYPQGSSRAGDTVGLAPHSDIGFITILLQSSPGLEVTHHDDGGVWTPVPAIPGALHVHLGDHLEVLSNGRLRSLLHRAILNTDEARISIASIHGAAMDEKVGCADELVDEQHPRMYRESSFHDFLDFLPTNVKAYRRFVDTLKIDSA, translated from the exons ATGGCGGGCTACTCGATCAGCTCTCTTTCAGTCTTTGTGGTGGCAGTGGCAGCAACGCCTCTTGGTCGTGTGGGCGGCAAGAGGTTTA aagaagaagaagaagaagaagaagaagaagaagaagaagaagaagaagaagacaatctTAGCACCGGAAGCATGCCTGCTGCCGTCTCTGGGAGCCTCTTGGCAAAGAGCATGGCGCGCCACCACAACCACCAGCagcggggagcggcggcggcggcggcggcattgcCGGTGATCAACATTGGCCGGCTCGGCGACAAGGACCCCGCCGCGCGGGCGCTCGTCGTCCAGGACATCGCCCGGGCGTGCCGCGACCGCGGGTGCTTCCAG GTGGTAAACCACGGCGTCAGTAAGTCCGCCATGGACGGCGCCCTGGAGGCCGCCTCCGAGTTCTTCGACTTGCCCGCGGAGCACAAGGCGGCGTTCGCCTGCGACGACATCCGCAGCCCGGTCCGGTACGACACCAGCTCCCGGGACGGGATCAGCAAGGCCCGGTCCTTCCTCAAGCACTACGCCAATCCCCTCCACCACTGGGTCGACGACTGGCCAACACAACCGGCAACATACAG GAAGAAGATGGGGACGTACGCCGTGGAGATGCAGAGGCTGTCGGTGCAGCTCATTGGGGCCATCGTGCAGGGGCTGGGGCTAGACCCAATGTACCTGCAGGAGAAGCTCGGGGCAGGGCTGCAGTTCATCGCCCTGAACAACTACCCGCAGGGGTCGTCGCGGGCGGGTGACACGGTCGGGCTGGCGCCGCACTCGGACATCGGCTTCATCACCATCCTGCTGCAGAGCTCGCCGGGGCTCGAGGTGACGCACCACGACGACGGCGGCGTCTGGACGCCCGTCCCGGCCATCCCGGGGGCGCTCCACGTCCACCTCGGCGACCACCTGGAGGTGCTGAGCAACGGCCGCCTCCGGTCCCTCCTGCACCGGGCCATCCTCAACACCGATGAAGCGAGGATCTCCATCGCCAGCATCCACGGCGCGGCGATGGACGAGAAGGTCGGGTGCGCCGACGAGCTCGTCGACGAGCAACACCCGAGGATGTACAGGGAGAGCAGCTTCCATGACTTCCTCGACTTCCTGCCCACCAACGTCAAGGCGTACCGGAGGTTCGTTGACACCCTCAAGATCGACAGTGCTTAA